A region from the Candidatus Thorarchaeota archaeon genome encodes:
- a CDS encoding ATP-binding protein, translating into MSDLLADITTTEEVQVPTDPFQQIIGQDHAVMLVKSAVIQRRHVLLCGVPGIGKSLLAKAASTLLPPPREEIRIQPNPSAPNRPIAVIHTSNIETKTEEPILKDMFYVRPEELPFDVAVEMGYRCPQCGSISSPDQGSCLDCGAAKRCEWTGDNSYHGLFRVLDVIHERAELVVTRHEEQPDGTINLVTYQRDKFDTIRVSVENAVQSMRTPEYADEYPIVPLNTSRFIRVSGASAVELLGDVKHDPYGSAESLGVPPHRRIIPGAIHEAHEGILYIDELATLGPLQKHLLTAMQDKRYSIIGHNPHSSGASVRVDNVPCDFILFASTNLEDLPGIIPPLRSRIRGYGYEIVLNAWMKKTPDAVDNIVQFVAQTVHEDGKIAHFTVEAVKEIVNVAEQMAQELDGQSNALTLRLRELGGVIRIAGDLAVQDSTVFVDTEHVKRARKITHQTQIGDIVRGTIRSTNEQDYGSYFF; encoded by the coding sequence GTGTCAGATCTCCTAGCAGACATTACTACAACAGAGGAGGTACAGGTCCCAACGGACCCATTTCAGCAGATCATAGGACAAGATCACGCGGTAATGCTAGTAAAATCAGCAGTGATTCAGAGAAGGCATGTGCTGCTCTGTGGGGTTCCGGGAATTGGAAAGTCACTGCTGGCAAAAGCAGCTTCGACACTTCTTCCTCCACCAAGGGAAGAAATTCGAATACAGCCCAATCCGAGTGCGCCCAATCGACCAATTGCAGTCATTCATACATCAAATATTGAGACCAAAACAGAAGAACCAATCCTTAAGGACATGTTCTATGTTCGCCCGGAAGAACTTCCATTTGATGTCGCAGTTGAGATGGGATATAGATGCCCACAATGCGGAAGCATCTCATCACCGGATCAAGGATCGTGTCTTGACTGTGGGGCAGCAAAGAGATGCGAGTGGACAGGAGATAACTCGTATCATGGTCTCTTTAGGGTACTAGATGTGATCCATGAGAGAGCGGAACTTGTTGTCACAAGACATGAGGAACAACCAGATGGGACCATCAATCTTGTCACATATCAGAGAGATAAATTTGATACTATCAGAGTCAGTGTTGAAAATGCAGTACAATCTATGAGAACACCCGAATATGCAGACGAGTACCCGATTGTGCCGTTAAATACCTCAAGATTCATACGAGTGAGCGGAGCAAGTGCAGTAGAACTTCTTGGTGATGTGAAGCATGACCCTTACGGTAGTGCTGAATCTCTTGGAGTACCACCGCATCGGCGAATTATTCCTGGAGCGATACATGAAGCGCATGAGGGAATTCTCTACATTGATGAGCTTGCAACGCTTGGCCCGCTTCAGAAACATCTTCTCACGGCAATGCAAGACAAAAGATACTCGATTATTGGACATAACCCACATAGCTCAGGAGCTTCTGTGCGTGTAGATAATGTCCCTTGTGACTTCATTCTCTTTGCATCAACCAATCTGGAGGACTTGCCAGGAATTATTCCTCCACTTAGATCGAGAATTAGGGGATATGGATACGAGATCGTTTTGAATGCATGGATGAAAAAGACGCCAGACGCGGTTGATAATATCGTACAGTTCGTCGCACAGACCGTCCATGAGGATGGCAAGATCGCCCATTTTACGGTAGAGGCTGTGAAGGAGATTGTCAATGTCGCTGAACAAATGGCACAGGAATTAGATGGGCAATCCAATGCTCTCACATTAAGACTTCGTGAGCTTGGAGGAGTCATACGGATTGCAGGAGACCTTGCGGTTCAGGACAGCACAGTCTTTGTTGATACTGAACATGTCAAACGCGCCAGAAAGATCACACATCAGACACAGATAGGAGATATCGTGAGAGGCACAATACGCTCAACAAACGAACAGGATTACGGAAGCTATTTCTTTTAA
- a CDS encoding mRNA surveillance protein pelota — MGSILKILKRNLKEGKITIKIETLDDLWHLYNTVGSGDKVIARTTRRIRVGSEDDRKQESVRKPMTLVIQVENVSFHSFSNRVRIKGKILDGPTDLISIGTYHTINIEMGNTLTIIKDHWPRYVLDRLKDAEKSGASPIALLVTIEDGTAEILLAADFGIREVVRIRTSISRKRGDQKSYDATMREFFQEVVVGVRTALEQNNIGLIVICGPGFVKDHFRDFLMSMRIKGLPPVTVESTNTTGIPAAKEILYKGVISRTLSDLKIETETQLVEEVLTHIAKDDGLATYGDAEVAKAAQFGAIEHLLITDKKLRGSEDDRRRWLDRVIKDTEKAAGKLHIVSTEHPAGDQLDHISGIAAILRFRIDQ; from the coding sequence ATGGGTAGTATCTTGAAGATCCTGAAGCGTAACCTCAAGGAAGGCAAAATCACCATAAAAATCGAAACATTAGATGACCTTTGGCACCTCTATAACACGGTAGGATCTGGGGACAAAGTAATTGCAAGAACAACCAGGCGGATACGAGTAGGAAGCGAGGATGATCGCAAACAGGAGAGCGTTAGAAAACCAATGACGCTCGTCATTCAAGTTGAGAACGTCTCATTCCATAGTTTTTCCAATAGAGTAAGAATCAAAGGTAAGATTTTGGATGGCCCGACCGATTTGATCAGTATCGGTACATATCACACAATAAACATAGAGATGGGCAACACGCTCACGATTATCAAAGACCATTGGCCCAGATACGTTCTTGATCGACTCAAGGATGCAGAAAAATCCGGAGCGAGCCCGATCGCATTACTTGTCACTATTGAGGATGGCACTGCTGAAATACTACTGGCGGCGGATTTTGGAATCCGAGAGGTCGTTCGTATTCGGACAAGTATCTCAAGAAAACGTGGTGACCAGAAGAGCTATGATGCAACCATGCGGGAGTTTTTCCAAGAGGTTGTAGTTGGTGTGCGTACTGCATTGGAACAGAATAATATCGGGCTGATCGTGATCTGCGGACCTGGTTTCGTCAAGGATCATTTTCGTGATTTTCTCATGTCAATGAGAATCAAGGGACTCCCACCTGTCACCGTGGAGTCAACCAATACTACAGGAATTCCTGCTGCAAAAGAGATTCTCTACAAGGGAGTAATCTCTCGCACTCTATCTGACCTGAAGATTGAAACAGAGACTCAGTTGGTCGAAGAGGTTTTGACCCATATTGCAAAAGATGACGGACTTGCAACATATGGTGATGCCGAAGTCGCAAAGGCTGCACAATTTGGTGCAATAGAACACCTACTTATCACCGATAAGAAACTGCGTGGATCTGAAGATGACCGACGAAGGTGGCTTGACAGAGTCATCAAGGATACTGAAAAGGCGGCAGGAAAATTACACATCGTTTCAACAGAACATCCGGCTGGAGACCAATTGGATCATATCAGTGGCATTGCTGCAATTCTCCGGTTCAGGATTGACCAGTGA
- a CDS encoding radical SAM protein, translating to MNRKIRKKPGGSLVLGDLPKGCVLCTRGSKMVLFVTGLCSASCFYCPLSEEKANKDVVFADETPVFDDDTVLAEALAIGAEGAGISGGDPLCKLEQTLHYIRMLKNHFGSDFHIHLYTSQSNASASVMKQLHDAGLDEIRFHPQSNDWSGIEAARDIGLHVGLEIPVLPDRVDRIKKTILRAQDMGLSFVNLNELESSETNFDNLRKHGYRLRTLSSASIFGSAEAAEAILQWGASALDKISLHFCSASFKDAIQMRNRLWRRLEHVKREFEEVDDDDPLLILGLIRAPHGSLLDESSLHKIASTLQKEFDVPQELMNIDSAHHRIEIAPWILDEIAPMLRESLHMDLDLEMGIAFEYPSWDRFQTLFEPL from the coding sequence TTGAATCGAAAAATACGCAAGAAGCCTGGCGGGTCGTTAGTACTAGGTGATCTTCCTAAAGGCTGTGTTCTTTGCACACGCGGATCTAAAATGGTCCTATTTGTCACAGGCCTCTGCAGTGCCTCATGCTTCTATTGCCCCCTCTCCGAAGAAAAGGCGAATAAGGATGTTGTATTTGCGGATGAAACCCCTGTTTTTGATGATGACACGGTTCTTGCCGAGGCTTTGGCCATTGGGGCTGAAGGTGCAGGGATCAGTGGTGGTGATCCCCTCTGCAAGTTGGAACAAACGCTCCATTATATTCGCATGCTAAAGAACCATTTTGGGTCTGATTTTCATATTCATCTCTATACCTCCCAATCGAATGCCTCTGCCTCAGTGATGAAGCAGCTTCATGATGCGGGTCTTGACGAGATCCGTTTTCATCCACAGAGCAATGATTGGTCTGGTATAGAGGCAGCCCGCGATATTGGATTGCATGTTGGTCTAGAGATTCCTGTTCTCCCCGATCGAGTGGATCGCATCAAAAAAACAATCCTTCGGGCGCAAGACATGGGTTTGTCATTTGTGAATCTCAATGAGCTGGAGTCAAGTGAAACAAATTTTGATAATCTCCGTAAACATGGTTATAGACTTCGAACACTATCCTCCGCCAGTATTTTTGGGAGTGCAGAGGCTGCTGAAGCGATACTGCAATGGGGCGCTTCTGCTCTGGATAAAATCTCGCTTCATTTTTGTTCTGCCTCCTTTAAGGATGCAATTCAGATGCGTAACCGGCTCTGGAGACGCCTCGAACATGTCAAACGAGAATTTGAAGAAGTTGACGATGATGACCCCCTCCTTATTCTAGGGTTGATTCGTGCCCCACATGGCTCTCTGCTTGATGAATCCTCATTGCATAAGATTGCCAGCACTCTGCAGAAAGAGTTTGATGTGCCTCAAGAATTAATGAATATTGACAGTGCCCATCATCGTATTGAGATAGCTCCTTGGATATTGGATGAGATAGCTCCCATGTTGCGGGAATCTCTCCATATGGATCTCGACCTTGAGATGGGTATTGCTTTTGAATACCCCTCATGGGATCGTTTTCAGACTCTCTTTGAGCCTCTCTGA
- a CDS encoding nucleotidyltransferase domain-containing protein codes for MSKRPEVLHESRSVVYDGAHWGMLRQLRAWALEVMSSLEEAGIKSFVYGSVARGDVSPTSDVDIIIPMSIPSYRVELAVGSWIYREVVQATPSSVLKAHLHLANDIVVTFPLFKMWSREIDFYKWGGFLSAEQVHNDDRVPGVDKRLLLIEPTSDGHIEHGVIGHEHEVAKALGVSIDIAQERVRVLTRRSEVGRTGVFLKRPVPEGTTFEEVAAHLRDSIPALRRTIERRGG; via the coding sequence GTGAGCAAACGTCCCGAGGTTCTACACGAATCACGATCAGTTGTTTATGACGGCGCTCATTGGGGTATGCTCCGTCAGTTGAGAGCATGGGCACTCGAAGTTATGTCCTCACTAGAGGAAGCTGGTATCAAGTCGTTTGTATACGGATCGGTTGCACGAGGAGATGTCAGTCCTACTTCCGATGTCGATATCATTATTCCTATGTCAATTCCCAGTTATCGCGTTGAGCTTGCCGTAGGTTCTTGGATCTATCGTGAGGTTGTCCAAGCGACTCCCTCCTCCGTCCTCAAGGCGCATCTTCATCTTGCCAACGATATTGTTGTGACTTTCCCCCTCTTCAAAATGTGGTCACGTGAGATCGACTTCTATAAGTGGGGTGGTTTCTTATCTGCTGAGCAAGTCCATAATGATGACCGTGTTCCCGGAGTCGATAAACGCCTTCTTCTTATCGAGCCGACCTCTGATGGCCATATTGAACATGGAGTGATCGGTCACGAGCACGAAGTCGCAAAGGCTCTAGGTGTTTCCATTGATATTGCCCAGGAGCGTGTACGTGTCTTGACTCGGCGTAGTGAAGTAGGCCGGACAGGAGTCTTTCTAAAACGCCCTGTCCCTGAAGGTACGACTTTTGAAGAGGTTGCAGCGCATCTTCGTGATAGTATCCCTGCGCTCCGCCGAACAATCGAGCGTCGTGGAGGTTGA
- a CDS encoding TIGR00269 family protein: MALTCSKCGAPAIYLRRYTSEALCQSCLVQTTLQRVRRTINKRKMFRETDRIGVAISGGKDSAVLLDLLNKIEAEFPKTTLHPFTIDEGINGYRDKALDAANALAKSLDLDLYVVSFDRLYGHTLDSIVQGRDGSGTGACSYCGVLRRHAINEAARELDVDVVATGHNLDDEAQTILMNIMRGDALRIARSNRLREFAIAGFVPRVKPLMELSERDIVAYAHFTGLPFHDIPCPYASEAYRNDVRAFLGDMEYQRPGTLLAVLHSGDKIADALSSTVPTMTQGICERCGSPTTGRICKVCQLLEEIENR; this comes from the coding sequence ATGGCTCTTACTTGCTCAAAATGCGGGGCCCCCGCTATATACCTTCGACGATATACCTCCGAAGCTCTCTGCCAGTCTTGTCTTGTTCAGACCACGCTACAACGTGTCCGCCGAACAATCAACAAGAGAAAGATGTTTCGAGAGACCGATCGTATCGGGGTCGCCATCTCGGGGGGCAAGGACAGTGCCGTTCTGCTAGATCTCCTCAACAAAATCGAGGCAGAATTCCCCAAGACCACACTTCATCCCTTTACCATTGACGAGGGCATAAACGGCTATCGTGATAAGGCTCTTGATGCTGCAAACGCACTTGCAAAATCACTTGATTTAGACTTGTATGTTGTTTCGTTTGATAGACTGTATGGACATACATTGGATTCGATCGTTCAGGGGCGTGATGGATCGGGGACTGGCGCCTGCTCGTATTGCGGTGTACTGCGGCGCCATGCAATTAATGAGGCCGCCCGCGAACTCGATGTTGATGTAGTTGCAACTGGTCATAATCTTGATGACGAGGCACAGACAATATTGATGAATATCATGAGGGGCGATGCTCTGCGTATTGCCCGATCCAATCGGCTTAGAGAGTTTGCTATTGCCGGATTTGTCCCGCGTGTCAAGCCATTAATGGAACTGTCTGAACGCGATATCGTCGCATATGCTCACTTTACAGGTCTTCCTTTTCACGATATTCCTTGTCCATATGCCTCAGAGGCCTATCGCAACGATGTACGTGCCTTCTTGGGTGACATGGAGTATCAACGACCGGGCACCCTTTTGGCGGTTCTTCATTCCGGAGATAAGATCGCTGATGCATTGAGCAGTACGGTTCCTACAATGACCCAAGGAATTTGCGAGCGTTGCGGTTCTCCTACTACTGGCCGTATTTGCAAGGTGTGCCAACTACTTGAAGAGATTGAAAACAGGTGA
- a CDS encoding site-2 protease family protein: protein MEALTFFAIIIAIYLVIYIIAQAIGPDKLKERGIEAGTPFMILFKTERLNAFLTRAGKKFPRMFFNVGVVAGFLGMIFGFWMFLDNLIKFFVVPANAGGVVPIIPGVTITGLPIIYMLIGLGIALITHEFAHGLASARDDIPIKSSGLLFFLVLFGGFVEPDEEVFEKEATPQARMRLLAAGSYSNMIFAFLFLLLLVNFGALMSVGYNPPSGAYIYDIAPESPASQALEVGDVITALNGTKISTWYNVSQYMAQTTAGSTLIISTLAHGNVTITLASSEANATRGYIGIYGSDYWSPKPGWEWVPGGPMFPFHLQQIFTWTFIILFSLALFNLLPIPILDGDKLLSNALSLVTDNEHTIKMIMWPLRIISTLMILLSIGFSLLLGKGLF from the coding sequence TTGGAAGCGCTGACATTTTTTGCAATTATTATCGCCATTTACCTCGTAATATACATCATAGCACAGGCTATTGGCCCTGACAAGCTTAAGGAACGAGGTATAGAGGCTGGAACCCCCTTCATGATCCTATTCAAGACCGAACGGCTCAATGCCTTTCTCACACGTGCAGGAAAGAAGTTTCCACGTATGTTCTTCAATGTAGGAGTTGTTGCGGGTTTTTTGGGGATGATCTTTGGTTTCTGGATGTTTCTTGATAATCTCATCAAATTCTTTGTTGTCCCTGCTAACGCCGGTGGTGTTGTTCCCATTATCCCTGGAGTCACGATCACTGGTCTTCCAATCATCTATATGTTGATTGGGCTTGGCATTGCCCTTATAACTCACGAGTTTGCCCACGGCTTGGCATCAGCACGAGATGATATCCCTATCAAGAGTTCAGGTCTTCTCTTCTTTCTTGTTCTCTTTGGAGGATTTGTCGAGCCTGACGAAGAAGTATTTGAAAAAGAGGCAACCCCGCAGGCGCGAATGCGCCTTCTTGCAGCAGGGTCTTACTCCAATATGATCTTTGCATTCCTCTTTTTGCTTCTGCTTGTAAACTTCGGTGCACTGATGTCGGTGGGCTATAATCCTCCCAGTGGGGCCTATATCTATGATATTGCTCCAGAAAGCCCCGCATCACAAGCTCTTGAAGTCGGGGATGTCATCACGGCTCTAAACGGTACAAAAATATCCACTTGGTATAATGTTTCGCAGTACATGGCACAGACTACTGCGGGAAGTACTCTCATTATCTCTACACTTGCACATGGTAATGTTACTATAACGCTTGCATCTAGTGAAGCGAATGCTACACGGGGCTATATCGGGATATATGGCTCCGATTATTGGAGCCCGAAGCCCGGTTGGGAATGGGTTCCCGGTGGCCCCATGTTTCCATTTCATCTACAACAGATTTTCACATGGACGTTTATCATCCTCTTCTCTCTGGCGTTATTCAATCTCCTGCCAATCCCTATTCTTGATGGTGATAAGCTTCTATCCAATGCGCTGAGTCTGGTCACTGATAACGAGCATACGATCAAGATGATTATGTGGCCCTTGCGGATCATCTCCACGCTCATGATCCTCTTGAGCATTGGTTTCAGTCTGTTGCTTGGAAAAGGCCTATTTTGA
- a CDS encoding ABC transporter permease, with product MNRRLKRFKVLLTFELTTHYSFPFLEGIIAVTILLAFYFMASTPLAAHYLILPTLSANESAALVAAINQWIALHAAYHLGGWSLRMSVFLSFLVPLLTSLSFARDMDQGMFRTLCSYPIARSQLLLSKELIVLIATCGTATLSLILGLITFEPGPVRMDILILCILVVWAPLLFVSTVTALIAILSKSLPASLFGGIGVSIAMQALSYFRSVPAGVASFLNPSIILIQYIQEDFFVPLLVALVYGIMVSIIASGIFMIIGVDYFKKMEA from the coding sequence ATGAACCGTAGACTGAAGCGATTCAAAGTTCTGTTGACTTTTGAACTCACAACACATTATTCCTTTCCCTTCTTAGAGGGCATTATTGCGGTAACTATTCTTCTGGCATTCTATTTTATGGCAAGTACCCCATTAGCAGCTCATTATCTTATACTGCCCACTCTTTCAGCGAACGAATCCGCGGCTCTTGTGGCTGCAATCAATCAATGGATTGCCTTGCACGCCGCCTATCACTTAGGAGGATGGTCTCTGAGAATGTCGGTATTTCTGTCATTTTTGGTCCCACTTCTCACTTCACTCAGCTTTGCGAGAGATATGGATCAAGGAATGTTTCGGACACTATGTTCCTATCCCATTGCCAGATCGCAGTTGCTCCTCTCAAAGGAACTGATAGTCCTCATCGCCACTTGTGGAACCGCCACGCTCTCTCTCATTCTTGGACTTATCACTTTTGAACCGGGACCAGTCCGCATGGATATCTTGATTCTCTGCATCCTTGTAGTCTGGGCTCCTTTACTCTTTGTATCTACAGTCACTGCACTTATTGCAATACTATCAAAGAGTCTTCCAGCATCGCTTTTTGGGGGAATTGGTGTATCTATTGCGATGCAGGCCCTATCTTATTTCAGATCCGTCCCTGCTGGTGTTGCATCATTTCTCAATCCTAGTATTATACTCATCCAGTATATTCAAGAAGACTTTTTCGTTCCTCTGCTAGTCGCCCTTGTTTATGGAATCATGGTTTCTATTATCGCGAGTGGTATTTTTATGATTATAGGAGTCGACTACTTTAAGAAAATGGAGGCATAA
- a CDS encoding ABC transporter ATP-binding protein — MTEPIVKATKLVKTFKSVKALNGLTLDIEPGIFGLIGPNGAGKTSFIRILLGLIQPDAGSVKVLNIDVVRDSLQIRERLGVLHEHPTYPKRLTPLQFLHVVQDIYEGGTDPMVLLEAVGISAAAHRKIGTLSAGMLQRLGIAQALISEPELVILDEPTSNLDVVGREEIIRLILDLHNDLGTSFIVSSHVLAELERICDSIALIRGGVILESGRTVDLIRRHTKGRYRIDTDRPQQLASLLEQIQGVGGIRVTGINTVTLSYTLDDLSTFEQKLRDLASRVNCHIYSIQRASTLVDAYMEVITNEP; from the coding sequence GTGACAGAACCAATTGTCAAAGCAACTAAACTTGTAAAGACGTTCAAGAGTGTTAAAGCTCTTAACGGGCTAACACTGGACATAGAACCGGGTATTTTCGGTCTAATTGGTCCAAATGGGGCCGGAAAGACCTCGTTTATTAGAATCCTCTTGGGTCTTATTCAACCTGATGCTGGTTCGGTTAAGGTCCTGAATATAGATGTGGTCAGAGACTCTTTACAGATACGGGAGAGGTTAGGTGTCCTCCATGAACACCCCACTTATCCGAAGAGATTGACTCCACTACAATTTTTGCACGTGGTTCAAGATATATATGAGGGCGGCACGGATCCCATGGTGCTTTTAGAAGCAGTGGGCATTTCGGCTGCTGCGCATCGCAAAATTGGCACTCTTTCTGCTGGGATGCTCCAACGACTTGGTATTGCTCAAGCTCTAATTAGTGAGCCTGAGTTAGTAATTCTTGACGAGCCAACAAGTAATTTGGATGTAGTAGGTCGTGAAGAGATCATCAGGTTAATCTTAGACCTACACAACGACCTAGGAACGTCATTTATTGTGTCTTCGCATGTTCTCGCAGAACTTGAACGCATCTGCGATAGTATTGCATTAATTCGTGGAGGTGTAATTCTGGAGAGCGGCAGGACTGTTGACTTGATCCGGCGTCATACCAAAGGGCGGTATCGAATAGACACGGATCGCCCACAACAACTTGCTTCGTTGTTGGAACAGATTCAGGGTGTGGGGGGGATACGAGTGACTGGTATCAACACGGTGACTCTTAGCTATACCCTTGATGACCTTAGCACGTTTGAACAGAAATTAAGAGACCTAGCTTCTCGTGTGAATTGCCACATCTATTCTATTCAGCGGGCGAGCACATTGGTGGATGCATATATGGAGGTCATTACAAATGAACCGTAG
- a CDS encoding AsnC family transcriptional regulator yields MALVAIELRGAGMDSIDWNIIDLLRENCRISYSQIAHKLSLSTVAVFKRVSKLRKKNIIRFAMDINPLFFGFYPIKFDLTMTCRTVSSFIEDLLPCMIISELWQISESGYQINAFVRNEMDFHSIKKKLCDMPDVNRVELQTILQSKYPHSNYGKKIMDVLRCLAISPRSTSSEISDTIGLSSKSVRRIINRLLTDEHIKFTIRINQHKTKQIGIIIKAKTNCIDTLALSSLNSLSHPPKSYRIMTEVMADKKTVYDHFLIHSMETALELYDCYQCIAGVKPLRLSIVMKHVLYSTSGLIE; encoded by the coding sequence ATGGCATTGGTAGCAATTGAGCTGAGGGGTGCTGGTATGGACTCTATTGATTGGAATATTATTGACCTTCTTCGAGAGAATTGTCGAATAAGCTATAGTCAAATTGCGCATAAGTTGTCACTTTCTACTGTTGCAGTTTTCAAACGTGTGTCAAAGCTCCGAAAAAAAAATATAATTCGCTTTGCAATGGATATTAATCCTCTTTTTTTTGGATTTTACCCAATTAAATTTGATTTGACCATGACTTGTAGAACTGTATCTTCTTTTATTGAAGACCTTTTGCCATGCATGATTATTTCAGAATTATGGCAGATTTCTGAATCTGGATATCAAATCAATGCATTTGTCCGAAATGAAATGGATTTTCATAGTATTAAGAAGAAACTTTGTGATATGCCCGATGTTAATCGGGTAGAACTTCAAACGATATTACAATCTAAATATCCACATAGTAATTATGGTAAAAAAATTATGGATGTATTACGATGTCTTGCTATATCGCCCCGTTCCACATCAAGTGAAATTTCTGATACTATTGGACTATCCTCAAAATCAGTGCGGCGAATTATCAATAGATTACTGACTGATGAACACATCAAATTTACTATCCGTATTAACCAACATAAAACAAAACAAATTGGGATTATTATCAAAGCTAAAACGAACTGTATTGACACACTTGCTCTCTCTTCTTTGAATTCATTATCCCACCCGCCTAAAAGTTACCGTATTATGACGGAAGTTATGGCTGACAAAAAAACTGTTTATGATCATTTCTTGATACACTCTATGGAAACTGCACTAGAACTTTATGATTGTTATCAGTGTATCGCTGGAGTCAAGCCTCTTAGATTATCAATTGTCATGAAACATGTTTTATATTCGACATCTGGTCTGATTGAGTGA
- a CDS encoding 30S ribosomal protein S6e: MPFKLVISDPETGKAVQYELDETKSNALVGKTVGEIIEGDAIGLPGYKLKITGGSDSSGFPIRPDVHGSGKKRVLIRGPPGFHPKRRGIARRRTVRGRELDRSIVQVNMRIEQKGSTSLEELVIQAA; encoded by the coding sequence GTGCCGTTCAAACTTGTAATTTCAGACCCTGAAACCGGAAAAGCAGTCCAGTACGAGTTGGACGAAACAAAGAGTAACGCGCTAGTGGGTAAGACGGTTGGAGAAATCATCGAGGGGGATGCAATTGGTTTGCCAGGGTACAAGCTTAAAATTACAGGTGGAAGTGACTCATCGGGATTTCCCATTCGCCCTGATGTTCATGGCAGTGGTAAGAAGAGGGTCCTGATTCGGGGGCCTCCTGGTTTTCATCCTAAGAGGCGAGGAATTGCACGCCGTAGAACCGTTCGTGGCAGAGAGCTTGATCGAAGCATTGTTCAAGTGAACATGCGTATTGAACAGAAGGGCTCAACTTCACTAGAAGAACTTGTGATACAGGCTGCATAG
- a CDS encoding translation initiation factor IF-2 subunit gamma, which yields MTRKYEGQSEINIGALGHVDHGKTTLVEFLTGEWTDRHSDEIKRGISIKLGYAATTLMKCPKCPEPQCYTTAHIAKDGKCPHCGEPLEILREVSFVDSPGHESLMATCLSGASLMDGAILVIAANEPCPMPQTAEHLHALEIVGVKRIIIVQNKIELVSPEQAREHYQQIKEFIKGTSIEDAPIIPVSAVFGANVDLLIQTIQEIIPTPERDENAPPKMFVARSFDINKPGTLPQDLKGGVVGGSVVQGRLKIGDEIEIAPGMKTDKGFKPIRAKIVSLVSGSGNYLQEAHPGGLIGVGTSLDPSITRADRLVGNVVGKVGKMPKTVHKLTIQPQLMQRVVGMDTEKEVENLRHNEPLMLVVGTAATVGVITRLHGDEIELTLKRPVCIEAGQRIALGRRVDNKWRLIGHAVI from the coding sequence GTGACCAGAAAATACGAAGGGCAATCAGAAATCAATATTGGAGCACTTGGTCACGTTGACCATGGGAAGACCACACTTGTAGAGTTTCTCACTGGAGAATGGACTGATCGTCACTCGGATGAGATAAAACGCGGAATCTCAATCAAACTCGGTTATGCAGCCACAACCTTGATGAAGTGCCCAAAATGCCCTGAACCTCAGTGTTACACGACCGCACATATTGCAAAAGATGGAAAGTGCCCTCACTGTGGAGAACCTCTCGAAATTCTTCGAGAAGTGTCGTTTGTAGATAGCCCGGGTCACGAATCGCTCATGGCCACATGTCTCAGCGGTGCAAGCCTGATGGATGGTGCGATACTGGTCATTGCCGCTAATGAACCATGCCCGATGCCTCAGACGGCAGAACACCTGCACGCACTCGAGATAGTGGGTGTCAAGAGAATAATAATAGTTCAAAATAAAATCGAACTGGTATCACCGGAACAGGCTAGAGAGCACTATCAACAGATCAAGGAATTCATCAAAGGCACATCAATAGAAGATGCGCCCATTATACCAGTGTCAGCCGTATTTGGAGCAAATGTTGACCTGCTCATCCAGACGATCCAAGAGATAATACCCACACCTGAGAGAGATGAGAATGCGCCTCCGAAAATGTTTGTGGCGCGATCATTTGACATCAACAAACCAGGAACACTGCCGCAAGATCTCAAGGGAGGAGTAGTGGGAGGCTCAGTTGTTCAAGGACGCTTAAAGATCGGAGATGAGATAGAGATAGCGCCGGGTATGAAAACGGATAAGGGGTTCAAGCCAATTCGCGCCAAAATTGTCAGTCTTGTATCAGGAAGCGGAAATTACCTTCAAGAAGCACATCCAGGAGGACTCATAGGAGTCGGTACCAGCTTGGATCCATCAATCACCCGCGCAGACCGACTTGTAGGGAATGTTGTTGGGAAGGTGGGCAAAATGCCCAAGACCGTCCACAAGCTCACAATACAACCACAACTGATGCAAAGAGTGGTTGGGATGGATACTGAGAAAGAGGTCGAGAACCTTCGACATAATGAACCGTTAATGCTTGTAGTAGGTACAGCAGCAACAGTTGGTGTGATCACACGCTTGCATGGTGACGAGATAGAACTCACACTGAAGAGACCTGTATGTATAGAAGCGGGGCAACGAATTGCGTTAGGCCGAAGAGTCGATAATAAATGGCGTCTGATTGGACACGCAGTCATATGA